A window from Drosophila nasuta strain 15112-1781.00 chromosome 3, ASM2355853v1, whole genome shotgun sequence encodes these proteins:
- the LOC132794169 gene encoding probable deoxyhypusine synthase isoform X1, with amino-acid sequence MAVKLNVKNNRTIDTLRSTSCVLQSITKTGVLHILRSAFKPEAGVFLCTLVKMSAEPEIAKDAVLKRSEQIPEDTPQVHGYDFNQGIDYSKLFESYVNTGFQATNLGLAIREIKKMLDCRAQPLDAEQEDVHETDDFIRRRSKCTIFLGYTSNLVSSGMRETLRFLAEHRMIDCIVTTAGGVEEDFIKCLAPTYMGSFELSGRDLRERGINRIGNLLVPNDNYCKFEDWLMPLLDEMLEEQRSKGTVWSPSRIIQRLGERIGDPSSIYYWAAKNQIPVYCPALTDGSLGDMMYFHSFRQPGLVVDILSDLRRLNTMAVKAVNSGMIIVGGGIIKHHICNANLMRNGADYSVFINTASEFDGSDSGARPDEAISWGKIRKDATPVKVYAEASLVFPLIVGETFAKRHFSKKDSTMLTPHRSLCSRNNHFESQ; translated from the exons ATGGCAGTCAAATTAAACGTAAAAAACAATCGAACTATCGATACTCTTAGAAGCACCTCTTGCGTACTGCAATCGATAACAAAAACAGGTGTTCTGCACATTTTACGAAGCGCGTTTAAACCAGAAGCTGGTGTGTTTTTGTGTACGTTAGTTAAGATGTCTGCAGAACCAGAAATTGCCAAGGATGCGGTATTGAAACGAAGTGAACAAATTCCGGAGGATACTCCTCAGGTACACGGCTATGATTTCAACCAGGGTATCGATTATAGCAAGTTGTTCGAGTCCTATGTTAACACCGGCTTCCAAGCAACCAATCTTGGTTTGGCTATTAGGGAAATTAAGAAAATG TTGGATTGCAGGGCTCAGCCGCTAGACGCTGAACAAGAAGATGTCCACGAGACAGACGATTTTATCAGACGGCGCAGCAAATGCACAATCTTTTTGGGCTACACCTCAAATCTAGTGTCGTCGGGCATGCGTGAGACACTACGGTTTCTGGCTGAGCATCGCATGATCGACTGCATAGTAACAACGGCCGGTGGCGTCGAGGAGGATTTCATAAAATGCTTGGCGCCTACCTACATGGGCTCCTTTGAGCTAAGCGGTCGCGATTTACGGGAACGTGGTATTAATCGCATTGGTAATCTGCTGGTACCCAATGATAACTACTGTAAATTTGAGGATTGGTTAATGCCACTATTAGATGAAATGCTGGAGGAACAACGTAGTAAGGGCACCGTGTGGTCGCCATCTCGCATCATTCAGCGGCTGGGCGAGCGTATCGGAGATCCAAGTTCTATTTACTATTGGGCAGCAAAGAATCAGATACCCGTTTACTGTCCAGCGCTAACTGATGGCAGTCTCGGAGACATGATGTATTTTCACTCGTTTCGGCAACCTGGTCTCGTTGTCGACATCTTATCTGATCTGCGGCGACTCAACACAATGGCCGTTAAGGCTGTCAATAGCGGCATGATTATTGTAGGCGGCGGCATAATTAAACATcacatttgcaatgcaaatctGATGCGAAATGGCGCCGATTACTCGGTGTTCATAAACACAGCCTCGGAATTCGATGGCAGTGACAGCGGAGCCCGGCCGGATGAGGCCATATCTTGGGGAAAGATACGCAAGGATGCCACTCCAGTTAAGGTGTATGCCGAGGCCAGTTTGGTGTTTCCGCTCATAGTGGGCGAGACCTTTGCCAAGCGACACTTTAGCAAGAAAGACTCCACAAT GCTGACTCCACACCGTAGCTTGTGTAGTCGAAACAACCACTTTGAGTCGCAATAA
- the LOC132790067 gene encoding uncharacterized protein LOC132790067, which produces MMLKVLLLTLTVWLSLLCAGSMAKPHLLATTPVGYATPGGAWLTSATAPVATLGAAYYPAYAAYTYTPLYYGSYATYPYYTYLRR; this is translated from the exons ATGATGCTCAAAGTGCTACTG CTCACACTCACAGTCTGGCTGAGTCTGCTTTGTGCTGGAAGCATGGCGAAACCTCATCTGTTGGCCACAACGCCTGTGGGCTATGCAACACCCGGTGGCGCTTGGCTAACATCTGCAACAGCGCCAGTTGCAACACTGGGAGCTGCATATTATCCGGCCTATgcggcgtatacgtatacgccgTTGTATTATGGCTCATACGCCACGTATCCCTATTACACGTATCTAAGACGCTGA
- the LOC132790366 gene encoding uncharacterized protein LOC132790366, whose translation MEEPSEEFLDRHFNQQLIDFHCIFNKTASESDQTIASCWIQIFKMAPRDQKLSRNCLTLLMYGHLNDFGHLQYPFTDLRNCAKDLNDVLNGYNGFPKQKLVNMRQEETVESLSTDKFSLASTVSMNSSSSSHLALATTATYTRLPKKSSKEESNIFRFVSMAETTTDTYDSHECYKSMKNDENHPRQNKQDEVNISSILTNRCVFSNPCANSQRIRNPNIYENYELPGISNVPNNLQKKPSIENGEVRKRSKRLRGLCIDAFLAIRRLRLSRRYFRGQFYLILLLYGTSSWYSYRRILLINFVPLQLINMMIMHDILDAKRRLILLLLRFSCNVRLGKLNTDVKFYQAPKVKLQQMLAILERKYRDMTNALLRKCSNLLCRIK comes from the coding sequence ATGGAGGAACCAAGCGAGGAATTTCTAGATCGTCATTTCAATCAACAACTCATCGATTTTCactgtatttttaataaaaccgCCTCCGAGTCAGACCAAACAATCGCAAGCTGTTGGATACAGATCTTTAAGATGGCTCCCAGAGATCAGAAACTATCCAGGAATTGCCTAACACTTTTGATGTATGGACATTTGAATGATTTTGGACACCTTCAATACCCATTTACTGATTTGCGCAATTGTGCAAAGGACTTAAATGATGTGTTAAATGGATACAACGGCTTTCCCAAACAAAAGCTAGTCAATATGCGGCAAGAGGAGACTGTCGAGTCTTTATCGACAGATAAGTTCAGTCTGGCTAGCACTGTTTCAATGAATAGCTCTTCATCATCTCATTTAGCGCTTGCGACGACAGCGACTTACACTAGATTGCCAAAAAAATCCTCTAAGGAGGAATCGAATATATTTAGATTCGTTTCAATGGCTGAAACAACTACGGATACCTACGACTCACATGAGTGTTATAAGAGTATGAAAAACGATGAAAACCATCCAAGACAGAATAAACAAGATGAGGTTAATATAAGTAGCATATTAACGAATAGATGCGTATTTTCCAATCCTTGCGCAAATTCGCAAAGAATACGTAAcccaaatatttatgaaaattatgagCTTCCTGGTATTTCAAATGTCCCGaataatttgcaaaagaaACCATCTATTGAAAATGGCGAGGTACGAAAACGGTCTAAAAGACTCCGAGGATTGTGCATTGACGCTTTTCTTGCAATACGCCGTTTGCGGCTTAGTCGCAGATACTTCAGAGGACAGTTTTATCTAATTCTATTGCTTTACGGCACAAGTAGCTGGTATTCGTATCGACGCATTCTGCTTATAAACTTTGTGCCCTTACAATTGATTAACATGATGATAATGCATGACATTTTGGATGCGAAGCGTAGGCTCATTCTTCTCCTGCTTCGATTTTCCTGTAATGTGCGCCTTGGTAAGCTTAATACCGATGTAAAATTCTATCAAGCACCCAAGGTAAAGCTGCAACAGATGTTGGCAATCCTTGAGAGAAAGTATCGTGATATGACGAATGCTTTGTTACGCAAATGTTCTAATCTTCTTTGTAGAATAAAATGA
- the LOC132792031 gene encoding uncharacterized protein LOC132792031, translating into MNLSFQQTYSKSKNNGTISLTTRQQVSPERLKELQSGAGELFLSSISKSQTVEQVMQVALQLGDVYKIRFKIDYSGSSRGYAYLQYLADVHIERTIKYLQKKFNHAQFKIAVCESRNIRKLLLKKVYHMTPLEVYEKLRQLNHYVKLVIIEYEPRRYAYIIIYRNSDEAGEAYAAFRSTISNFGPDAVVQWFDKTYKNRANLDFGCCQRVQRGEFDAQEKLYALVQAKCCCFSI; encoded by the exons atgaatttgaGTTTTCAACAGACATatagtaaaagcaaaaataatggCACCATTTCGTTAACAACACGCCAACAAGTTTCGCCAGAGCGACTAAAGGAACTACAGTCCGGCGCTGGTGAG CTGTTTCTTTCGAGCATCTCAAAGTCGCAGACCGTAGAGCAGGTCATGCAAGTGGCCCTTCAGCTGGGTGATGTGTACAAGATTCGCTTCAAGATTGATTACTCGGGTAGCAGTCGTGGCTATGCTTACCTTCAGTACCTCGCTGATGTGCACATCGAACGCACAATTAAGTA tttgcaaaaaaaatttaaccATGCCCAGTTTAAGATTGCCGTGTGCGAGTCGAGAAACATTAGAAAACTTTTGCTCAAAAAAGTCTATCATATGACTCCCCTTGAGGTATATGAGAAACTCCGACAACTCAACCACTACGTCAAGTTAGTCATTATTGAGTATGAGCCACGACGTTACGCATACATCATAATATATCGCAATAGCGATGAAGCCGGCGAGGCTTACGCGGCTTTTCGATCGACGATATCGAACTTTGGACCAGATGCAGTTGTTCAGTGGTTCGATAAGACCTACAAGAATAGAGCCAATTTAGATTTTGGATGCTGTCAGCGTGTGCAACGCGGTGAATTCGATGCTCAAGAGAAGCTGTATGCATTGGTTCAGGCCAAGTGCTGCTGCTTTAGCATCTGA
- the LOC132794169 gene encoding probable deoxyhypusine synthase isoform X2 codes for MAVKLNVKNNRTIDTLRSTSCVLQSITKTGVLHILRSAFKPEAGVFLCTLVKMSAEPEIAKDAVLKRSEQIPEDTPQVHGYDFNQGIDYSKLFESYVNTGFQATNLGLAIREIKKMLDCRAQPLDAEQEDVHETDDFIRRRSKCTIFLGYTSNLVSSGMRETLRFLAEHRMIDCIVTTAGGVEEDFIKCLAPTYMGSFELSGRDLRERGINRIGNLLVPNDNYCKFEDWLMPLLDEMLEEQRSKGTVWSPSRIIQRLGERIGDPSSIYYWAAKNQIPVYCPALTDGSLGDMMYFHSFRQPGLVVDILSDLRRLNTMAVKAVNSGMIIVGGGIIKHHICNANLMRNGADYSVFINTASEFDGSDSGARPDEAISWGKIRKDATPVKVYAEASLVFPLIVGETFAKRHFSKKDSTM; via the exons ATGGCAGTCAAATTAAACGTAAAAAACAATCGAACTATCGATACTCTTAGAAGCACCTCTTGCGTACTGCAATCGATAACAAAAACAGGTGTTCTGCACATTTTACGAAGCGCGTTTAAACCAGAAGCTGGTGTGTTTTTGTGTACGTTAGTTAAGATGTCTGCAGAACCAGAAATTGCCAAGGATGCGGTATTGAAACGAAGTGAACAAATTCCGGAGGATACTCCTCAGGTACACGGCTATGATTTCAACCAGGGTATCGATTATAGCAAGTTGTTCGAGTCCTATGTTAACACCGGCTTCCAAGCAACCAATCTTGGTTTGGCTATTAGGGAAATTAAGAAAATG TTGGATTGCAGGGCTCAGCCGCTAGACGCTGAACAAGAAGATGTCCACGAGACAGACGATTTTATCAGACGGCGCAGCAAATGCACAATCTTTTTGGGCTACACCTCAAATCTAGTGTCGTCGGGCATGCGTGAGACACTACGGTTTCTGGCTGAGCATCGCATGATCGACTGCATAGTAACAACGGCCGGTGGCGTCGAGGAGGATTTCATAAAATGCTTGGCGCCTACCTACATGGGCTCCTTTGAGCTAAGCGGTCGCGATTTACGGGAACGTGGTATTAATCGCATTGGTAATCTGCTGGTACCCAATGATAACTACTGTAAATTTGAGGATTGGTTAATGCCACTATTAGATGAAATGCTGGAGGAACAACGTAGTAAGGGCACCGTGTGGTCGCCATCTCGCATCATTCAGCGGCTGGGCGAGCGTATCGGAGATCCAAGTTCTATTTACTATTGGGCAGCAAAGAATCAGATACCCGTTTACTGTCCAGCGCTAACTGATGGCAGTCTCGGAGACATGATGTATTTTCACTCGTTTCGGCAACCTGGTCTCGTTGTCGACATCTTATCTGATCTGCGGCGACTCAACACAATGGCCGTTAAGGCTGTCAATAGCGGCATGATTATTGTAGGCGGCGGCATAATTAAACATcacatttgcaatgcaaatctGATGCGAAATGGCGCCGATTACTCGGTGTTCATAAACACAGCCTCGGAATTCGATGGCAGTGACAGCGGAGCCCGGCCGGATGAGGCCATATCTTGGGGAAAGATACGCAAGGATGCCACTCCAGTTAAGGTGTATGCCGAGGCCAGTTTGGTGTTTCCGCTCATAGTGGGCGAGACCTTTGCCAAGCGACACTTTAGCAAGAAAGACTCCACAATGTAA
- the LOC132791396 gene encoding vitelline membrane protein Vm26Ab-like produces the protein MKFFAVCFFAVVAVAAAKPGILAAAPLAYTAPAAAVVGSAAYVAPYASSYSAHQVAHSAAFPAAYTAPIAAPIAAAYTAPVAAAYSAPVAAAYTAPVAAAYTSPLAYSAPIARYAAAAPLAYSAPLAAPIAAPVLLKK, from the exons ATGAAATTC TTCGCCGTCTGCTTCTTCgctgttgtggctgtggctgctgccaaGCCTGGCATCCTGGCCGCTGCTCCTTTGGCCTACACCgcaccagctgctgctgtcgtcggTAGCGCTGCCTATGTGGCACCTTATGCCTCCAGCTACTCGGCTCACCAGGTCGCCCACAGCGCCGCCTTCCCCGCTGCCTACACCGCACCCATTGCCGCTCCCATTGCTGCCGCCTACACTGCTCCAGTCGCCGCTGCCTACTCCGCACCCGTTGCCGCCGCTTACACCGCTCCAGTTGCCGCTGCTTACACCTCTCCCCTGGCCTACAGCGCACCTATTGCCCgctatgctgctgctgctcctctgGCCTACAGCGCGCCCCTGGCTGCACCCATAGCTGCTCCCGTGCTGCTGAAGAAGTAA
- the LOC132794170 gene encoding uncharacterized protein LOC132794170, which translates to MSDVKEDTLDRHFAEQLKLVSDVFIESICTSHHDIIHHWLTVFYEATGSEKYARNCLMVLMHGQLKEMGRLGKPFTDLSNTTRRLDDVLNTYGNDNTSIEKEQPEESKKTVELEAAPASDIESVCSSRCGSSSHYSEKLKTTEKSDYELQIQKNRQLLEEVNELHARTIENEQHYKATDSKWQKKINEGQNVMPLQSKRSMALLLKIEISTRSAIRRLKDWTPSGGVINFLSIALQDILDDEPETRSVLLELDRKLESVLDNLLEQAGERREKNVRILYDKLFQQQQEMLQAKDVLLQKEQAALAEARIQLQAKTRLWDIVTPYYREEAKLSSNMEATPPHQSRKSGGASARRPRLTLSPASSSSTSPVPLSAKRKEINDKNNKCNCEVCLGFKPKFSEVQFHSKC; encoded by the coding sequence ATGAGTGATGTGAAAGAGGACACACTGGACCGCCATTTTGCAGAGCAGCTGAAACTGGTAAGCGATGTGTTCATCGAGAGTATATGTACATCCCACCACGACATCATTCATCACTGGCTGACGGTGTTTTATGAAGCCACCGGGTCGGAGAAGTATGCCCGCAACTGTCTGATGGTACTGATGCACGGCCAATTAAAGGAGATGGGTAGACTAGGCAAACCTTTCACGGATTTGAGTAACACCACTCGTCGACTGGATGATGTGCTCAATACATATGGCAATGACAACACCAGCATTGAGAAAGAGCAACCGGAGGAATCGAAAAAAACAGTCGAGCTTGAAGCGGCGCCCGCATCAGACATCGAATCAGTTTGCTCTAGTCGTTGCGGGAGCTCAAGTCATTACTCAGAAAAGTTGAAAACCACAGAGAAATCGGATTATGAACTGCAAATTCAGAAGAATCGGCAATTACTCGAAGAAGTCAATGAGTTACATGCGCGAACCATCGAGAATGAGCAGCACTATAAAGCAACGGACTCCAAGTGGCAGAAAAAGATAAACGAGGGACAGAACGTGATGCCACTCCAGTCTAAGCGTAGCATGGCACTGCTACTGAAGATCGAGATCAGCACAAGGAGTGCAATACGTCGTCTCAAGGATTGGACACCAAGTGGTGGTGTCATCAACTTTCTTTCCATCGCCTTGCAAGACATACTCGACGATGAACCCGAGACGCGCAGTGTCTTATTGGAGCTTGATCGCAAGTTGGAAAGTGTGCTCGACAATCTGTTAGAACAGGCGGGCGAACGCCGCGAGAAGAACGTTCGTATTCTCTACGACAAGCTAttccagcaacagcaggaaaTGCTACAGGCCAAGGATGTGCTCCTACAAAAGGAACAGGCCGCTCTGGCCGAAGCCCGGATTCAGCTGCAAGCCAAGACACGGCTTTGGGATATCGTTACGCCATACTATCGAGAGGAAGCAAAGCTGTCGTCAAACATGGAGGCGACGCCACCGCATCAATCTAGAAAATCAGGTGGCGCCAGTGCTAGAAGACCAAGACTAACGCTGTCTCCAGCTTCGTCGTCATCGACATCCCCAGTGCCATTATCTGCCAAAAGAAAAGAGATCAacgataaaaataataaatgcaattgtgAGGTATGTCTAGGATTCAAGCCGAAGTTCTCAGAGGTGCAGTTTCACAGCAAATGTTAA